One part of the Aspergillus luchuensis IFO 4308 DNA, chromosome 5, nearly complete sequence genome encodes these proteins:
- a CDS encoding glycoside hydrolase family 13 protein (CAZy:GH13;~COG:G;~EggNog:ENOG410PGUZ;~InterPro:IPR006047,IPR032091,IPR017853,IPR013780;~PFAM:PF00128,PF16657;~go_function: GO:0003824 - catalytic activity [Evidence IEA];~go_process: GO:0005975 - carbohydrate metabolic process [Evidence IEA]), with amino-acid sequence MCTMCPKSHYSTPKWWKEAVVYQVYPASFNCSTHTSKTNGWGDVTGIMDKVPYLKGLGVDIVWLSPIYTSPQIDMGYDIADYKSIDPRYGSLSDVDLLIRTLRDHDMKLMMDLVVNHTSDQHSWFVESARSKDSPKRDWYIWRPAKGFDDDGNPVPPNNWAQILGDALSAWTWHEETQEFYLTLHTSAQVELNWENPEVIVAVYDVMKFWLRRGVCGFRMDVINLISKDQSFPDAPIIDPSSKYQPGEQFYTNGPRFHEFMHGMYDNVLSKYDTITVGETPYVTDIEEIIKTVGSTAKELNMAFNFDHMEIEDIKTKGDSKWSLRDWKLTELKGILSGWQKRMKQWDGWNAIFLECHDQARSVSRYTNDSDEFRERGAKLLALLETTLGGTMFLYQGQEIGMRNFPFEWDPDTEYKDVESVNFWNKSKELHPVGTEGLAKARTLLQKKARDHARTPMQWSAAPHAGFTVPDATPWMRVNDDYKTVNVETQMCFPWQSKGELSVWQYWQQAIQHRKLYKDAFVYGGFEDLDYHNEKIFAYLRTSADGKDSWLVVMNWTTSAVEWTVPSDIHVTRWVSSTLQTAPPVAIKSSITLRAFEGVLGCCN; translated from the exons ATGTGTACCATGTGCCCCAAATCTCATTACTCAACCCCAAAATGGTGGAAAGAGGCGGTGGTGTATCAAGTGTATCCCGCAAGTTTCAATTGTAGTACACATACAAGCAAAACCAATGGATGGGGTGACGTGACTGGTATCATGGATAAAGTTCCTTATCTGAAAGGTTTGGGTGTCGATATTGTATGGCTTAGTCCTA TCTATACGTCCCCACAAATCGACATGGGCTACGATATCGCAGACTACAAATCCATCGATCCGCGGTATGGCAGCTTATCGGACGTTGACCTGTTGATAAGGACATTGAGGGATCATGACATGAAACTCATGATGGACCTCGTGGTCAACCATACGTCCGATCAGCACTCTTGGTTTGTCGAGTCTGCGAGATCCAAAGATTCCCCTAAACGTGACTGGTATATTTGGAGGCCGGCGAAGGGATTCGACGATGACGGGAACCCAGTCCCTCCGAACAACTGGGCGCAAATTCTAGGCGATGCACTCAGTGCTTGGACTTGGCATGAGGAAACTCAGGAGTTTTACCTGACTTTGCATACATCGGCGCAAGTCGAGCTCAATTGGGAGAATCCAGAAGTTATTGTAGCGGTGTATGAT GTCATGAAGTTTTGGCTGCGTCGTGGGGTTTGCGGGTTCCGCATGGATGTCATCAATCTTATTTCCAAGGACCAGTCTTTCCCAGATGCCCCAATCATTGATCCTTCCTCCAAATACCAGCCTGGCGAGCAGTTCTACACAAACGGGCCACGCTTCCACGAATTTATGCATGGTATGTACGACAATGTATTATCCAAGTACGACACCATCACTGTGGGAGAAACGCCTTACGTCACCGACATCGAGGAAATCATCAAGACGGTTGGCTCCACAGCAAAAGAGCTTAATATGGCGTTCAACTTCGATCACATGGAAATTGAAGATATTAAAACCAAGGGTGATTCCAAGTGGAGCTTGCGTGACTGGAAGTTGACCGAGTTGAAAGGCATTTTGTCCGGATggcagaaaagaatgaaacaGTGGGACGGCTGGAACGCCATCTTCCTGGAATGCCACGATCAGGCGCGGTCTGTGTCCCGCTACACCAATGATTCAGATGAGTTCAGAGAGCGTGGAGCCAAGCTCCTAGCGCTTCTGGAGACAACCCTAGGTGGTACCATGTTCCTTTATCAGGGCCAGGAAATTGGTATGCGCAATTTTCCCTTTGAGTGGGATCCAGACACCGAGTACAAGGATGTTGAGTCGGTCAACTTTTGGAACAAATCCAAAGAGCTCCACCCTGTTGGGACCGAAGGCCTGGCTAAGGCTAGGACGCTCTTGCAGAAAAAGGCGAGAGACCACGCCCGCACCCCGATGCAATGGAGTGCTGCCCCGCATGCAGGCTTCACAGTCCCTGATGCAACACCTTGGATGAGAGTAAATGATGATTATAAGACTGTTAATGTGGAGACACAGATGTGTTTTCCCTGGCAGAGCAAAGGTGAACTATCCGTTTGGCAGTACTGGCAGCAGGCGATACAGCATCGAAAGCTATACAAGGATGCGTTCGTTTACGGCGGCTTTGAAGATCTGGACTATCATAACGAAAAGATCTTCGCGTACTTGAGGACTAGTGCAGACGGAAAAGACAGCTGGCTTGTTGTCATGAACTGGACAACGTCTGCAGTCGAATGGACGGTTCCTTCCGACATCCACGTCACACGCTGGGTCTCATCAACGCTCCAGACTGCCCCGCCCGTGGCAATCAAGAGTTCCATCACGCTCCGGGCCTTTGAGGGAGTTCTTGGGTGTTGTAATTAG
- a CDS encoding uncharacterized protein (COG:S;~EggNog:ENOG410Q26X;~TransMembrane:2 (o12-30i42-60o)): MHLHINTLLPPFPSILILFLLNQHFYPLSYTPTPNKPTKMKLFSLATTLTSLIATVSASLPSTYTLVADGGWTVVTDGTHLYIGTGDIKHYPILILKGGSNDTMITGHKQYDTTTGTQHLYVKKGETAPIALTEPNGAAPAGASVTGFDVDEGDYLLLDGVEAWGVEPNEGQIRRIYWLGEEEDNVGDEYKGIGLWVKECRGC; the protein is encoded by the exons ATGCACCTGCACATAAATACCTtgctccctcccttcccctcaatACTGATACTATTCCTACTTAACCAACATTTCTACCCATTATCTTACACACCCACTCCCAATAAACCCACCAAAATGAAActcttctccctcgccaCCACTCTCACCTCCCTCATCGCAACCGTCTCCGCCTCCTTACCATCTACATACACCCTCGTCGCAGACGGAGGCTGGACAGTCGTTACTGATGGAA CACACTTATACATCGGAACCGGCGACATAAAACACTACCCCATTCTCATCC TAAAAGGCGGCTCCAACGACACCATGATCACTGGCCACAAGCAATATGACACTACCACAGGCACACAACACCTCTACGTCAAAAAGGGCGAAACAGCACCAATTGCCCTGACGGAACCGAATGGCGCTGCTCCCGCCGGGGCAAGCGTGACTGGGTTCGATGTGGACGAGGGGGATTATCTGCTTCTTGATGGGGTGGAAGCGTGGGGTGTGGAGCCGAATGAGGGGCAGATAAGGAGGATTTATTGgcttggtgaggaggaggataatgttggtgatgagtaTAAGGGGATTGGGTTGTGGGTTAAGGAGTGTAGGGGGTGTTAA
- a CDS encoding Zn(II)2Cys6 transcription factor (COG:S;~EggNog:ENOG410PXBI;~InterPro:IPR036864,IPR021858,IPR001138;~PFAM:PF00172,PF11951;~go_function: GO:0000981 - DNA-binding transcription factor activity, RNA polymerase II-specific [Evidence IEA];~go_function: GO:0008270 - zinc ion binding [Evidence IEA];~go_process: GO:0006355 - regulation of transcription, DNA-templated [Evidence IEA]), producing MKVTRKSTPKSRTGCITCKSRRVKCDETKPHCIRCMRSNRTCGGYTSLESTNVVDTIKAYNIPFKVPGSRLDRQLLHFYCVEAALSLSSFSDADFWSRLVLQRCHHQPVIRNALVTLSAIYRDYKFKDDARPESDRPALQHLQLIARSHKQLRIHLCSPDASIEVALICSVVFYTFEALLGNAVQAIRHLDQGLILLKRSQATAPVQNATDAILPRLTVLFASLDIQASTYNPNRRPILSLISPLEQSRLVPLILDSSSSTLADAQMALTKLQNWMLHHLASSYPYKKKGLQLLPSDILLERHHLYDQLTRYIKTVSAYSTHLSGPSTANCLLLRLQARMFRTIVAEDVPSLQFTDSDSLRKCLQDISAVLESMLGYSSTQGTPAQRSFTLSTQLVAALYYICMKSNHPSIVDMALSLLRHKRLPHRDGVWDARTVEAVVHGIRRSSKLPEWRIGGQEATDYRLEYANEDLINAVGEGGLYEIREMLRRHEQYIMCGDSPSLVSGLI from the exons ATGAAAGTGACCAGGAAAAGCACCCCAAAGTCCCGCACGGGATGTATTACCTGcaa GTCCCGTCGCGTCAAATGCGACGAAACCAAACCTCATTGCATACGGTGCATGCGATCAAATCGCACATGTGGGGGATACACATCGCTTGAATCCACCAATGTTGTTGATACAATTAAGGCGTACAATATTCCGTTCAAAGTTCCAGGCAGCAGATTGGATCGCCAGCTCCTCCATTTTTACTGCGTCGAGGCCGCTTTGAGTCTTTCGAGCTTCTCCGACGCGGACTTCTGGAGTCGACTCGTGTTGCAAAGATGTCACCATCAACCTGTGATTCGCAACGCACTTGTCACACTGAGTGCTATATACCGGGACTATAAGTTCAAAGATGATGCCAGGCCAGAGTCCGACCGTCCAGCgctgcagcatctgcaaCTAATCGCCAGATCCCACAAACAGCTAAGGATACATCTCTGCTCGCCGGACGCATCAATTGAAGTTGCTTTGATCTGCAGCGTGGTGTTTTACACCTTTGAGGCTCTTCTAGGCAATGCGGTACAGGCGATTCGACACCTCGATCAAGGGCTAATTCTGCTGAAACGGAGTCAGGCTACCGCGCCCGTGCAGAATGCCACAGATGCCATTCTTCCACGTTTAACAGTCTTGTTCGCCAGCCTGGACATTCAGGCAAGCACATACAATCCAAATCGGCGGCCCATATTGTCTCTGATCTCGCCATTAGAACAGTCTAGGCTTGTCCCGCTCATACTAGACAGTTCCAGTTCCACCCTGGCGGATGCACAAATGGCACTCACCAAGTTGCAAAATTGGATGTTGCACCATCTTGCGTCTTCCTACCCATATAAGAAGAAAGGCCTGCAGCTTCTACCATCAGACATTCTTCTAGAGCGACATCACTTATATGACCAATTGACGAGATATATAAAGACTGTGAGCGCGTATTCGACCCACCTTTCTGGCCCGAGCACGGCAAATTGCCTGCTCCTTCGACTGCAAGCTCGGATGTTCCGCACTATCGTGGCCGAGGATGTTCCGTCCCTGCAGTTTACAGACAGTGACTCACTGCGGAAATGCTTACAAGATATATCGGCCGTTTTGGAAAGTATGTTGGGTTATTCCTCCACACAGGGCACCCCTGCCCAGAGATCATTCACATTGAGTACCCAGCTTGTCGCAGCGCTTTACTATATCTGTATGAAAAGCAATCATCCCAGTATAGTAGACATGGCACTCTCACTACTGCGACACAAGAGGCTGCCACACCGCGATGGGGTCTGGGACGCACGGACGGTGGAAGCGGTGGTGCATGGCATCCGACGTTCCAGCAAGCTGCCTGAATGGCGAATTGGCGGACAGGAAGCTACAGACTATCGACTAGAGTATGCCAATGAGGACCTTATCAACGCAGTTGGAGAAGGGGGCTTGTATGAGATACGGGAAATGCTGCGACGTCATGAGCAGTATATCATGTGTGGCGACTCTCCTAGCTTAGTATCTGGTCTTATCTAA
- a CDS encoding carboxylesterase/lipase family protein (COG:I;~EggNog:ENOG410PHHA;~InterPro:IPR019826,IPR002018,IPR029058;~MEROPS:MER0030934;~PFAM:PF00135;~SECRETED:SignalP(1-18)) translates to MLRNTLPTLLGLASVSSAALYETKIETKYGSVQGYPAFNSSNTGNLTHWKDITVWKGIPFAATTGGANRWKAPQPASPWNGTLDARNWGPVCPSATTGDNSYTINEDCLNLNIWSPANSTDAKLPVVMWSYPAESTAADPLFDGGGMADKGIVFVNYNYRTGPFGWLAHSELSEEFEKVTGSNSSGNWGMLDQFAALKWIHANIEAFGGDPNQITIQGQSAGSAATQHMLYSNLTKGLIVGAIIESGVRDPHDPLCTSLAEAYTTLADALDDGNTYLSNLGVSSIAEARNLSMEALIDGATGSTREDTLMFEAVLDYYAMPDTYLNILKKGLAHDVPVITGNNKDENGATYGLDISLAEYLEDLNETYSGEWVERFFDLYPANDSTTASGAYNSMFTDRSKVGTWLWTQMWYTKKSSPVWNYFWDHAPPGQSSGAYHESEINYVLNNLYATDKPWTAEDYAIAKNMNDYWASFIKTRNPNTQAEGATEWPAVNTSKLVQHVGDGWGQIPIAWSKKVKLFEDWFATLVAY, encoded by the coding sequence ATGCTCCGCAATACTCTCCCCACGCTTTTGGGCCTGGCATCCGTTTCTTCCGCTGCGCTTTACGAAACCAAGATTGAGACCAAATATGGCTCGGTCCAGGGTTATCCGGCTttcaacagcagcaatacCGGTAACCTGACGCACTGGAAAGACATCACTGTGTGGAAGGGCATTCCGTTTGCTGCGACTACCGGAGGTGCCAATCGTTGGAAAGCACCGCAGCCCGCAAGTCCATGGAACGGAACGCTCGACGCGCGCAACTGGGGCCCTGTCTGCCCTTCCGCTACGACCGGAGACAACAGTTACACCATTAACGAGGATTGTCTCAATTTGAACATTTGGAGTCCGGCCAACTCTACCGACGCCAAGCTGCCTGTGGTCATGTGGAGTTATCCCGCCGAGTCAACTGCGGCAGATCCTCTCTTCGACGGCGGTGGTATGGCTGACAAGGGGATCGTCTTTGTCAATTACAACTACCGGACTGGGCCTTTCGGATGGCTTGCCCACTCTGAGCTCTCGGAAGAATTTGAGAAGGTGACTGGGTCCAACAGCTCAGGTAACTGGGGAATGCTAGATCAGTTCGCTGCTTTGAAATGGATTCATGCCAATATTGAGGCCTTTGGTGGTGATCCGAACCAGATTACAATCCAAGGTCAATCGGCAGGCTCTGCAGCTACCCAGCATATGCTCTACAGCAACTTGACCAAGGGGCTGATTGTTGGTGCCATCATTGAGAGTGGTGTTCGTGACCCCCATGACCCCCTTTGCACCAGCCTTGCCGAAGCTTATACCACGCTGGCTGATGCGCTGGATGATGGCAATACCTACCTCTCGAACCTAGGAGTGTCCAGTATCGCTGAAGCCCGTAACCTCAGCATGGAGGCATTGATTGACGGAGCGACTGGGTCCACTCGCGAAGATACCCTCATGTTCGAGGCAGTCCTTGATTATTACGCCATGCCGGATACCTACCTCAACATCTTGAAGAAGGGCCTTGCTCACGACGTCCCCGTCATCACCGGTAACAACAAGGACGAGAATGGCGCTACCTACGGCCTCGACATCTCACTCGCGGAGTACCTTGAGGACCTCAACGAAACCTACAGTGGGGAGTGGGTTGAGCGGTTCTTTGATCTCTATCCGGCCAATGACTCGACGACCGCTTCAGGCGCATACAACTCTATGTTCACCGACCGCTCCAAGGTGGGCACCTGGCTCTGGACCCAGATGTGGTACACCAAGAAGAGCAGCCCGGTTTGGAACTACTTCTGGGACCACGCTCCCCCTGGCCAGAGCTCTGGCGCTTATCACGAGTCGGAAATCAACTATGTATTGAACAATCTCTATGCCACCGACAAACCCTGGACTGCCGAGGATTATGCCATCGCCAAGAATATGAACGACTACTGGGCCAGCTTTATCAAGACCAGAAACCCCAATACTCAAGCCGAAGGTGCTACCGAGTGGCCCGCAGTGAACACCTCCAAGCTGGTGCAGCATGTCGGCGATGGATGGGGTCAGATCCCAATTGCCTGGAGCAAGAAGGTCAAGCTTTTTGAGGATTGGTTTGCCACCCTTGTGGCATACTAA
- a CDS encoding uncharacterized protein (COG:S;~EggNog:ENOG410PHYN;~TransMembrane:7 (o22-38i50-73o108-126i138-160o180-203i215-238o250-270i)) yields the protein MIYIENGSSTKESRLPFEIEEWVEMAIGMFVILLRLYARTRAVGFRKWQGDDYLSVVALVLWATEVFMFKFVFRFGANAGLSDEQRASMEEWEIHERQFGSKCLLVSWFAYVTLIWVLKACMLFFYKRLTIGLVQQRFVKVAAGLCLRTYVAATLTIHLHCNPASKLWQIYPNPGSSANYIAVLVTNIMTDVVLLSIPLPLLIQVQLPWRRKLVIGLLLFGGVFVMIAALFRCVLSLWHIESVNTSNLWATRESVIAIITVNIPCIWPLLRRSSSSRDVSTGASGTGRYKLGPLAGTGTANRRPAGPESILEDSQSQFVSDVRGGSDRVGEEVGRGIDGIQVTTVYEVKHDQYGAKDQG from the exons ATGATCTACATCGAAAATGGCTCCTCCACCAAGGAGAGCAGACTCCCCTTCGAAATCGAAGAATGGGTAGAGATGGCCATTGGCATGTTTGTCATCCTGCTCCGACTCTACGCTCGAACCAGAGCAGTAGGTTTCAGAAAATGGCAAGGGGATGATTACCTTAGCGTCGTGGCTCTCGTTCTTTGGGCA ACCGAGGTCTTCATGTTCAAATTCGTGT TCCGCTTCGGCGCCAATGCCGGACTCAGCGACGAGCAGAGAGCATCCatggaggagtgggagaTACATGAGCGACAGTTTGGATCAAAATGCCTTCTCGTCAGCTGGTTTGCCTACGTCACCCTTATTTGGGTGCTAAAGGCTTGCATGCTGTTTTTCTATAAGCGTCTGAC GATTGGCCTTGTTCAGCAAAGGTTCGTCAAGGTCGCGGCAGGCTTGTGTTTGCGCACCTATGTCGCCGCCACGCTGACTATCCACCTACACTGTAACCCCGCCAGCAAGCTGTGGCAGATTTACCCAAATCCTGGCA GCTCGGCGAACTACATTGCCGTTCTGGTAACTAACATCAT GACGGACGTCGTGCTGCTCTCGATCCCGCTGCCGTTACTGATCCAAGTGCAACTCCCTTGGCGCCG GAAACTGGTGATCGGGTTGCTGCTTTTTGGGGGCGTGTTTGTGATGATTGCCGCGCTGTTCCGCTGCGTCCTTTCGCTATGGCACATTGAATCCGTTAATACCAGCAACCTTTGGGCAACACGCGAGAGC GTTATTGCCATCATCACGGTCAACATTCCATGCATCTGGCCGCTGCTTCGGAGgtcatcctcgtcgcgaGATGTATCGACTGGGGCCAGTGGAACCGGACGGTACAAGTTGGGACCGTTAGCGGGGACGGGAACAGCGAACCGGAGACCAGCCGGACCCGAGTCTATCTTGGAAGATAGCCAATCTCAGTTTGTCAGTGATGTTCGGGGGGGGTCGGACCgagtgggagaggaggtcGGGCGAGGCATCGATGGGATTCAAGTGACGACTGTGTATGAGGTGAAACATGATCAGTATGGAGCCAAGGATCAAGGATGA
- a CDS encoding putative MFS transporter (COG:G;~EggNog:ENOG410QDJ5;~InterPro:IPR020846,IPR011701,IPR036259;~PFAM:PF07690;~TransMembrane:12 (i48-73o85-108i120-138o144-162i174-194o206-226i277-301o313-333i340-360o372-393i405-422o434-459i);~go_function: GO:0022857 - transmembrane transporter activity [Evidence IEA];~go_process: GO:0055085 - transmembrane transport [Evidence IEA]), with product MEPDKPAVIHDEGVDVAKPTTIDGLPHTPVLVTEEDSKRIARKTDRTILVILIWVYFLQILDKTVLGFGATYGLEEDTNLTGNQYSLVGSIAPIAQLAWQPFSSWLIVTVPPRILMPTLVLGWGIAQTCMAACSNFGGLMATRFFLGLFEAGCLPLFSLLTSQWYRRAEQPLRVAAWYGTNGVATIIAAVLSFGLGHIKSGVLKEWQIIFLVVGLITVISSPFVYWRLDNDIPSARFLTEEEKLQAMERLRANQTGAGSREFKLGHVYEAVLEPKTYLWISMALLLNIGASVSNVFGPLILQGLGYDTYTTTLLNMPFGAVQVIVILVASYLAQKARLKGIILAALMLPVVAGLAILYAVPRNSSTNGALMAGYYLIAFLFGGNPLIVSWIVANTAGTTKKSANMSLYNAAVSAGNIIGPLLFNEKDAPAYKPGLRACVGIFVALIAVFLLQWVDLWVLNKMQEKRRVRNGKPAKVVDVSMQSDRMMAIEQTLEANGEEGQAHVGANGLLDLTDGKNEDFVYVY from the exons ATGGAGCCTGACAAGCCAGCCGTGATCCACGATGAAGGTGTGGACGTGGCCAAACCAACTACTATTGATGGGCTTCCGCATACTCCAGTCCTGGTGACAGAGGAGGATAGCAAGCGGATCGCTCGCAAAACAGATCGAACGATCCTAGTGATATTGATCTGGGTGTACTTCCTGCAGATCCTGGACAAGACAGTGTTGGGCTTTGGCGCAACATATGgcctggaagaagacaccaACCTCACCGGGAACCAGTATTCGCTGGTCGGTTCAATCGCCCCGATCGCGCAGCTCGCATGGcagcccttctcctcctggctGATCGTGACGGTTCCGCCTCGCATCCTGATGCCTACATTAGTGCTTGGTTGGGGCATCGCGCAGACCTGCATGGCAGCATGCAGCAACTTTGGCGGGCTAATGGCCAcccgcttcttcctcggcctGTTTGAAGCCGGCTGCCTCCCACTATTTAGTCTCCTCACCAGCCAGTGGTATCGTCGTGCCGAGCAACCACTCCGAGTAGCCGCCTGGTATGGAACAAACGGCGTGGCGACCATCATCGCAGCGGTGCTATCATTCGGTCTCGGCCACATCAAGTCGGGAGTATTGAAAGAGTGGCAAAT catcttcctcgtcgtcggtcTCATCACCGTCATCTCCAGCCCATTCGTCTACTGGCGCCTCGACAACGACATACCGTCGGCGCGCTTCctcaccgaagaagagaagctccAAGCGATGGAACGTCTGCGAGCAAACCAGACGGGCGCGGGATCACGCGAATTCAAGCTCGGCCACGTCTACGAAGCTGTCCTCGAGCCCAAAACCTACCTCTGGATCAGCATGGCCCTCCTCCTGAACATCGGTGCCTCCGTGTCGAACGTCTTCGGGCCGTTAATCCTCCAAGGTCTCGGCTACGACACATACACCACTACCCTGCTGAACATGCCCTTCGGCGCCGTGcaagtcatcgtcatcctagTGGCCAGCTACCTCGCCCAAAAGGCGCGTCTGAAGGGCATCATCCTGGCTGCGCTAATGCTCCCCGTCGTCGCGGGCCTAGCCATCCTATATGCCGTGCCGCGGAACAGCTCCACCAACGGTGCTCTCATGGCAGGATACTACCTCATTGCCTTCTTATTCGGCGGGAACCCGCTAATCGTCAGCTGGATCGTCGCAAACACGGCCGGCACGACGAAGAAATCCGCCAACATGTCATTATACAACGCTGCGGTGTCGGCAGGGAACATCATCGGTCCTCTGCTATTCAATGAGAAAGACGCGCCCGCATACAAGCCCGGGTTACGGGCATGCGTGGGAATTTTCGTCGCCCTGATCGCAGTATTCCTTCTCCAGTGGGTCGATCTATGGGTACTGAACAAGATGCAAGAGAAGCGGCGCGTACGGAACGGCAAGCCAGCCAAGGTAGTGGATGTGTCGATGCAGAGCGATCGAATGATGGCGATCGAGCAGACGCTGGAAGCAAACGGCGAGGAGGGACAGGCGCATGTAGGGGCAAATGGACTATTGGACTTGACGGATGGGAAGAACGAGGATTTTGTTTACGTTTACTAA
- a CDS encoding sugar O-acetyltransferase (COG:E;~EggNog:ENOG410PKJ4;~InterPro:IPR024688,IPR018357,IPR011004,IPR001451;~PFAM:PF14602,PF00132,PF12464;~go_function: GO:0016407 - acetyltransferase activity [Evidence IEA];~go_function: GO:0016740 - transferase activity [Evidence IEA]) has translation MEPSTEKNPGLIETAKSLANTPWCEQYERMISGMLYDPLAPELMQSRYRARKLMSKYNAPIPDDISFDDLTQQREDLLKRLLGQVGKGAFIEPPLMVDYGCNIKIGDGFYANFNTTILDCSLIIIGDRVAFGPNVRILAATHETSVESRRNGVEFAKEVVIGDDCWIGAGVSILAGVHIGKGSTIGAGAVVTKHIPPFSVAVGSPARVVKQVEPVE, from the exons ATGGAACCCTCCACAGAAAAGAACCCTGGTCTAATCGAAACAGCCAAGTCCCTAGCAAACACACCTTGGTGCGAGCAATACGAGCGTATGATATCAGGGATGCT ATACGACCCCCTCGCTCCAGAACTCATGCAAAGCCGTTACCGAGCCCGCAAGCTAATGTCGAAATACAATGCACCCATTCCTGATGACATATCATTCGATGATCTCACACAACAGCGCGAGGATCTGCTTAAGCGACTACTGGGGCAAGTTGGCAAAGGCGCCTTTATTGAGCCACCGCTAATGGTTGATTACGGGTGCAATATCAAGATTGGTGATGGGTTTTATGCTAATTTCAA CACCACAATCCTCGACTGCTCCCtaatcatcatcggcgaTCGTGTGGCCTTCGGACCTAATGTGAGAATTTTAGCTGCGACGCATGAGACCAGTGTTGAGTCCCGGAGGAATGGAGTTGAATTTGCGAAAGAGGTAGTTATCGGTGACGACTGCTGGATTGGGGCTGGTGTTTCGATCTTGGCGGGGGTTCATATCGGTAAAGGTAGTACGATTGGGGCTGGGGCTGTTGTCACGAAACATATTCCTCCTTTTAGTGTTGCTGTGGGATCCCCGGCTCGGGTTGTTAAGCAGGTGGAGCCTGTGGAATAA